Below is a genomic region from Astyanax mexicanus isolate ESR-SI-001 chromosome 25, AstMex3_surface, whole genome shotgun sequence.
ttatAACGCTAACTTCAGCTccaagcgccgccatcactgtactggtaataacatagacatatatatacatagacactGCATCAGAgacggttctttaattaggcaaacctaggcatttgcctagggcctcgaccaaatctgtcctccataggggcccccaaatctgaccatcccagctacagtaaatacaccaaaaacaatgttaatttgttacttatgtaaagtaaagaaataaatatttcgattaaaaaaactacagaaatatcagtagaataccgaattaatgtctgcttaaccctaaactcctgaatcagatcggctaatatctgccgatcgccgataccgtattttggctgaaaatcgtctGATACCGATTCACTGCCGATCGATcattccatctctagttatttggtttatgtgtgtgtttcaagaatgagggccccttgtttatattttgcctgtTCTGCATAGCGCAGCAGCCAGTGCCAGCAGGTAGActatgcagaaatatatatgtttaatacgtttcttctgcactttttaagttagtaatgcctcgttttaaatgtcagggctctctggattctagtaaggaggtgtggagctactttgagctggataacggtgtaaaaagtgatttatcagggtaatttttgccccgtatcacccagtctgaagggtgtttggataagCTGTTAAAATCTCTGGATCTCTGAACCCTGTGGGAGAActgaggtgagctattcatcaaagataagaactttttatcatgttttactacaacaaaagtccattttgtCCATTTTTCATTTGTGTCTCCTGCCTGCAGTTCATCACCTGAAAGCCAGAGGTCAGTAATTCTTtgggaaagatttttttttctttttgaggcATTCAAACGGaggagtaatacagtaataaaacacaccTTATCATTATGGTTTTGGAATTGTTCCTGTTTCTTTGAGTCCACAGACCATACTGTAAACTGGCCAATAAGGTTTTGAGCTAACTAGTCCCTGAAATTTCACACTGCATACACATCAGACAAAAGCCAAGACTACTACTGTCACTACCAAGttcaccaatacacacacacacacatgcgcacacacactcactcacacacacacacagactcaaatACATCCACTACTGttctcacaaacactaacattGTTTAACTTCGGTTccaaaaccaaaaatcagtctctcagaaaattagaatattatataagaccaattggtacttttggcagtgtgggcagtgtgccaagtcctgctggaaaatgaaatcttcatctccataaaagttgtcagcagagggaagcataaagtgctgtaagattctgtgggaaaacactgcacaagcgttaaaattaaaacagtgattaaaaacactaaactcAACATCAGCATTAATCAattcagcatttatttagagGATTATCAGTAAGGACTgtcaagtttttatagtggatatttaaatgcataaataattaACTTGCGTAACTTACTGATTTCAAATGAATTGCATAGGTTAACGTTTTAATGTCGACagcccttaaaaaaataaataaataaaataacccaGAGTTATGTTGTAGAAATATACAGTAGCTCTGATCCTGTGAGACGCTGAAGGTGCTCAGAAGATGAAGGGTATTAGACACTTCTGTGATCTGGGGAAGTCCTTAAACGTATCCTTGTAGAATCTGGGAAGTTTCAGACAAATAAAGACAAATTAGACATTAAACAGTTAAAACATGATGTGTACGAGTATTAAAAACAGTTAAATCTTTAAGATCTGTAGGAGGGGTCTCCTTACAGCATGTcatagttgagtctgagtcaagaccaaggcttttagtattcaagtctgagtcaagacccaAACTTTTtatagtcaagtctgagtcaagaccaaggctTTTAGTAGACGAgtgtgagtcaagaccaagacttttagtagtcaagtttgagtcaagaccaatagTTTTattagttgagtctgagtcaagaccaagacttttaatagttgagtctgagtcaagaccaagacttttaatagttgagtctgagtcaagaccaagacttttagtagtcgagtgtgagtcaagaccaagacttttagtagtcgagtgtgagtcaagaccaagacttttagtagtcaagtttgagtcaagaccaatagTTTtaatagttgagtctgagtcaagaccaagacttttaatagttgagtctgagtcaagaccaagacttccAGTAGTCAAGTCTAAGTCAAGATCAAGAcgtttagtagtcgagtctgagtcaagaccaagacttttagtagtcgagtgtgattcaagaccaagacttttagtagtcaagtttgagtcaagaccaatatAGTTTtaatagttgagtctgagtcaagaccaagacttttaatagttgagtgtgagtcaagaccaagacttttaatagttgagtgtgagtcaagaccaagacttttagtagttgagtgtgagtcaagaccaagacttttagtagtcaagtttgagtcaagaccaatagTTTtaatagttgagtctgagtcaagaccaagacttttaatagttgagtctgagtcaagaccaagacttccagtagtcaagtctgagtcaagatcaagacgtttagtagtcgagtctgagtcaagaccaagacttttagtagttgagtgtGATTCAAGACCAATAGTTTTAgttgttgagtctgagtcaagaccaagacaaattacgttactctccttcccaaaaattacagcagtacagaaaatagatatactgtataatacaaaAGAATGGGagataatatatgtacataataacaaggacacaaatagtcccaattaagaccaagactttaagCAGTTAAGTCCCAATCAAGACAAGACTTTTAGTAGGTGAGTCCCAATCAAGACAAAGATTTTTAGTATTTAAGTCCTTGTCAAGACTAAGAACTTTTGTAGCCAAATCCAACACGAGACCTTTTGAGATTTTGTAGTGGAGACCAGATTAAGACGAGATTAAAATTGTTCTGAtcatatagaaataataaaaatatattttacatattgaaTAATAATTTAGTAAACAATTTATAATTAATGTTACCCCAGAAGCAATTACTGAGTCCACCCCTCTACGTTACTGAGACAAGACCGAGTCCAAATAAAGTCAGAGATCACTTGTTTATGGTCCTGAGACCAGTCTCAAGACCAAGACTGGACCAGCACCACCACAAACCTCACAGAACCAAAGAGAACCTTAGAGAACCTGACCTGAAAGTCTTTTTCAGGGATGAAAGGGTGGAAATTCCCAGAACAACAACTGAGAACAAGAACTTCTCTAAATAGAGTCTTTACGTTCTGGTTAACGGGGGAAAGATTACGATAACGCTTGCTTCTGGTATTTTCCTGAGTCACACattaatcatcatcattatttagCTGTAAATCAAACACTACATCTGCAGTGGTGTCATCCGCTTATTTACAAAGGCTTGGGTCCAATGCTAATATTGCCTGAGGAGCTTCCTAAAATACTAACTTTAGAATCACTTGCAGCTGCTTTACAGTACttggaaaaaaacatttcactgttatttttaaaataatctgAATGTTGTTTTTTGGTGATTCCGTTTCttacatagtaaacagtgaagtgatctatcagaccaaggaacacataaagaatcatgtagtaacttaaaagtgttaaacaaaccaaaatactctgcgaAGAAGCCTTAGGTGCTTTTATCTAAAGAGCTGTTAActtttggtttctgaggctggaaactctgatgatcttatcctgtacaacagaggaaactctcgctcttcctttctgatcctgatgagtgccagtttcatcagtataacgttttttgatgatctttgagGTGACTGCCCTTGAGGAtaccaagaccaagacttttagtatttagttttgagtcaagaccaagacttttagtatttagtttttAGTCAAGACTAAGACCTTTAGTATTTAgttttgagtcaagaccaagacttttagtatttagttttagtcaagaCTAAGAGTTTTAGTATTTAGTTTTTAGTCAAGACTAAGACCTTTAGTATTTAGTTTTTAGTCAAGACTAAGACCTTTAGTATTTAgttttgagtcaagaccaagacttttagtatttagttttaatcaagactaagacttttagtatttagttttgagccaagaccaagacttttagtatttagttttgagtcaagaccaagacttttagtatttaattttgagtcaagaccaagacttttagtatttagttttgagtgaagaccaagacttttagtatttagttttaagtcaaaaccaagacttttagtatttagtttttAAGTCAAGAACAAGACTTTTAGTATTAAGTTTTGAATcatgaccaagacttttagtatttagttttgAGTCAAGAACAAGACTTTTAGTATTAAGTTTTGAATCATGACCAAGatttttagtatttagttttgagtcaaaacaaagcttttagtatttagttttaagtcaaaaccaagacttttagtatttagttttaaGTCAAGAACAAGACTTTTAAcagtcgagtccgagtcaagaccaagacattttagtagtcgagtccgagtcaagaccaagactttttagtagtcaagtccggttcaagactaagacttttagtagtcgagtccgagtccagatcaagactttttagtagtcgagtcagagtcaagaccaagacttttagtaatcgagtccgagtcaagatcaagactttttaggagtcgagtcagagtcaagatcaagacttttagtagtcgagtccgagtcaGTCGAGTCCGAGACAAGAGTAAGACATTCAGTAGCCAAATCCGaattaagaccaagacttttagtagtcaactcCTAATCAAGTCCCCCATTTTGTAGTTACAattttctttactgtaaaatCAGACTAAAATCAGGCTGAGGACTGCAAAGGGACTTAACTGACAGAGGGAAGGTAAAAGGTAGACATTGTTAACAAGActatacacactgatggtgagctagAGGTGGGCGGGGACACACACATTATGCGAATGaatgatgccaggaaccaatagttATATCAAATTTGATAATATAAGTTGGAAACACTTTGAAATTACAATTTAGAGTTGCTATGTTTTAAATAGTAGTCACAGTGCACTAAAATATGCTCATtgtgtttttaatataaattttatttagtGTAAAATAGCTGTGATGTGTCTGTATGACCTGTGATGGTGGTAGGCTCTAGGTCCAATGAAGCACATGGTGAAAAAAGCGAAGGAAAATGTCGGCAGGGACCAGGTCGCAATGGCATAGCCTGACCATTCCAAGATCTCCCCGAAGAAATTAGCCCCCGATACGTATTCAAACAAGCCACCTGAGGAAAACAAAGACATAAAATAGCCGATATATTTCATATACCGATAATACATCAACCCAGATAACAGAGAGCGTTAAGCTGCaacctgtatatacagtataacgAGAAcgtttgtggaaaaaaaaaggatGCTTAGATGGAAGATGTTTCCTACAACCTACCACATGCAGAAGCTTCCAGTTATAGACTggaaaaaatagattttactCCATATTTCTAGTAAATGTTACCTAAATTTAACAGCTAACagagtgttgtaggctgtaagagtaagctaccattatattttctgtaaagTGTGGCTTCATCTTGGCTCAGTTCCTTTTTTCGTTTTTCTGCACaattactactgtatttttcgcacctAAATCCTAAATCATAATatcctttattttttccaaaaatttcataaaatatgtcttataatccggtgttccttatgtatgaattctaccagtcaggtattaaggagcagtaaagccactctgctgaagtacagagttatacaggagtttcagtttagttctccagcactgagactggagcagcattagcattagccgctaaccacagtgctaggtcttttactgttcagaggcaagtatataaactgtagtctgtgtgtttatcgtgttaaaacaagctatatgagatgaaccgctagctgatatcaccctggcttaccagaacactcagggttcctcagtgtagtgctgttgggcagcatttactagcgctaagcactgctgctaaccatgctaaaatattggaaatttaaaGGTAccgtaaataaatgaaagcgctttactcacccaaataaacagttttcaggagagaaatctgtgtagataaacatccagcactcatttaactttaaaagaaaatgtttttttttaagaattacagttttgtttacttagccccCCATAGCagagaagggaaacatggcgacacccctgttccttactagtgtcgtttaaaatgcaccttataatctggtgcgccttatgcatgaaaacagacaagaaaatagacattaattgacaagtgtgccttataatatttTGGAAATTAATCCTTTCTCAATCAAAGACCACAAACATATAAACCACATGTGGTTGTTGTAAAGATTTTCTCAAATTTTTGAAATTAATTGGAGAAgaaaagcactttaaaatgaacagtatagcACACAAACAACAAAGAGTTAGCATCTTAGCTTgattttacagcctacaacatcaaGACCAGGTAAGTTAATcataatactagtgcatctcaaaaaaatcttcagtaattcagttgaaaatgtgaaactcatatattatatagatgtgttaaaaaatacatctcagaaaattagattatgtaATAAGATCAgtcggtacttttggcagtgtgggcagtgtgccaagtcctgctggaaaatgaaatccacatctctgtgACAGCAGcaaatgacatgtctctccaaaccatcactgattgtggaaactccacactagacctcgagcagcttggactgaatatttactgatgatcagtgatggtttggagagacatgtcatctgctggtgttgatccactgtgttttattatcaagtccaaagtcagtgcagttttttccccacaaaatcttccctctgctgataacaacttttatggagattaggatttcattttccagcaggacttggcacactgcccacactgatgaAAGTAACAAGAGGTCTtatatcatcaacaataaaaggaataaatatttaaatattaaatatattttagtgtgtttaaaacatctatataataaatgagttttacattttgaactgaattactgaaataaagttaattttcaattaatttttattttttgagatgcactagtatatgatcTATAAGTCACTGATGGTAAGTTTCAGAACCTAAAGGGGCACACCCAATATGCGAACAGGTTGTGCCAGAATCCAAATAACTCAAATATCTCCTTTTCAAATGTTCACTTAACTCAAAATACTTAAGGAATGTTTGAAAATGTCAAATTTTGAGTTTAAACTAATTGTGGATTTGCAGTGAACTGGAGGAAGTTTTGTGTTTCCAGGATTAACTCCTGGGAATTTGGAGGCATGAGGAAGCATCACTCATCATATCGGTGCTGAGATCAGAGGAGAGCTAGCTTTGTACTAAAGCCAAATCCTTGCGGCTAAGATTAAAAGCTAATATGACTAATCCAGAACTAAAGAACCGCATTTCAGCATGTTTTATATCAATCGTTCATAAAGGGGAAGATAAAAAAACTGGGATTCATACCAATCTAAATTAATATTCCCATAATACCATAAACACAAACAGACCGAAATGTTGTTTCTTTAACTTAAAAAACTTTTGTGCATTGTTTATACAGAATATTTACTCAGCAATGCTTCAACTGACAAAGACGGAAAAAAACCCACCAAAATAGGCCGGGGTTCTAATTATTGTATTaagaattgttgttttttttagtgtattttaagccctatccggacggaattagtttctcatgGGGACGTctgttaaaaatatttcacatttctactcagtgataaaattcctgcatctggactgtaattgaaaaaacaggaggaccagtgagtttttagcctttctctgtcacatgacatcacgttcagtagctcctccatttccactcactgttgtgttttacatggatctctgtggaaacgcacgctcaaagtgtaattatggtgcgtggcagtagacaaatagctattttattaaacgcgaggagaccacactcagagatgtgcgtccggatgcaactaaaattaccggagttcagagaaaaacagcagataattcagcctgtaattttctcagaggacatctgagacaaacacatacatgatcgttccggacgggaatcaaatcacagaggataaaaaaaactccccataaaagagaaatttaCCCCAAATTCCTGGGAAACTTCTTAAATGTAACCACCCATTTTTTTACAGGTGGCTGCCATTTTCATAGagcatcccaagatgcattgtTCTACAGTTTTAAGATGGAACTttgttaaacagttatttactgtaaaaaataaagcaattGGTTACAGTGCATGTATCACTCATCAGTGTTAActatgttttactttattttctctttatttcagaAAATTGCTATACCTCGTAAAAATAGTTTATACCTCGTGGTATTTTGTAGGAGATTTCCCCGGGTTTTCTCAGGTTTCGTAGAATGTGGTCACTGTGAATGTTGATGGCCATTCCTGTAAAAAATATGAGCAGACCTGAAAAGTATACGTTAAATTAGTGACTGAAACATTATACTTTTAAAAACTTCTGTTGATTTAAATACAgggctgtgaaaaagtatttgccactctacagatttcttctgtttttgcttttttatgatACTTACATGTTGATATAAGACAAAGATAAATAttaagtttttaaatgataactttatttattaaaggaaaaaaatatccaaagcaACCAGGCTGGAGTAAAAAAGTGATCATCatcataacactaccaccaccatgtgttacaatgttcagtatgatgatcttttactgaaattatgtgttttatagttttactccagatgtaacgggacacacaccttccaaaaagatccacttttgtctcgtcagtataaagaatatttatccaaagttctggagatcatcaggatgtaagttggtaaatgtgagacgggtggttgtgttgtttttgatgttagttggtaaatgtgagacgggtgattgtgttgtttttggtcagcattgttttttattttgaaattttcccatggagaccattttcacccagactctttcttattattgaatcattaacactgatcttaactgaggcgagtgagatcctgcagttctttaaatgttgttctgggttcttttgggatctcctggatgagttcttcatgcccttttggagtaatttgggtcggccggtcactcctgggaaggttcaccagtgttccatgttttctccattagtgaataatagtgaatcactgtggttctctggagtctcaaagctttagaaatgattttataatcttttccagactgatagatgatcaataactttgtttttcatctgttgttgagtttcttcagatgggggtttaataatgtgctgctttttgagatctttaatctgcttcatgttgtcagacagattctattttcttgattctacaggtctgtaaTCAGTAATTAGGTCTGGTTGTCATTAGTAGTGAAATTCAACTCAGCTTTAcaaaaaagtgattaatcacagttaatttatggggggcaaacgctttttcacacagggctagattgatatggatatatttttatttgataaataagtgaaataataattaaaaactgctttttgtctgatatttaagtttgtttgaaaATCTAAAAactgtaagtatgacaaaaaaaaagcaaaaccataCAGGTCTATAAAGGtggaaatacttttttcacaccactgtaattaAAGAAAACACTAACCAATAAGAACTAAGCTGCTAAGAGAAGAAAGTGATGCCTCACCAATCAGTGTTCGGCCGTCGGAGAGCTGCACGTGTGAATGTTCAGTACAGTGGAGTAGATAGTGTGCTTGCAGGAATCCGTTAATAGAGCAGAAGACTATTGCTGACACCATGATGTTCAATGGAAATGGACGTCCTCTGGTCAGCAGAGAGTAAATACATGACCTGAAATATATCAAGGAGGTAAAATCTCAcacatatataaaattatttttcattAGGCTTTAATTATAGTACAGATGCAAAGAAATTAAACCTTCTCTTAACAAAATAAAGACCAAACATTCATTTCACCCTTCTTTCTCCACTGCATGAATTAAagctacaaaaatacaaaatctaaaaaacacaatataaatttac
It encodes:
- the srd5a2b gene encoding 3-oxo-5-alpha-steroid 4-dehydrogenase 2b — translated: MQCQQLLVRWLSWSMILAGLVHFILLLKSHAPYGRYARTSPGCRTVPARVAWFLQELPALLLPVLLLLTTSDSHRTGRCLLLTTFCLHYFQRSCIYSLLTRGRPFPLNIMVSAIVFCSINGFLQAHYLLHCTEHSHVQLSDGRTLIGLLIFFTGMAINIHSDHILRNLRKPGEISYKIPRGGLFEYVSGANFFGEILEWSGYAIATWSLPTFSFAFFTMCFIGPRAYHHHRFYKDTFKDFPRSQKCLIPFIF